From Phragmites australis chromosome 5, lpPhrAust1.1, whole genome shotgun sequence, a single genomic window includes:
- the LOC133919388 gene encoding alcohol dehydrogenase-like 6 — protein MAAAAASSSPPAAITCRAAVAWGPGQPLVMEEVEVAPPGAMEIRVNVVSTSVCRSDVTLWQSKAQPDLFPRIFGHEASGVVESVGEGVTEFQVGDHVLTVFIGECKSCKHCVSGKSNMCQKLGLERKGVMHSDQKTRFSVKGKLVYHYCAVSSFSEYTVVHSGCAVKVGPNVPMDRVCLLSCGVSAGLGAAWNVANVSRGSSVVIFGLGTVGLSVAQGAKLRGASKIIGVDTNPEKQEKGKAFGVTDFINPDELSEPVQQVVKRITDGGADYSFECVGDTGVVSTALQSCSDGWGVTVTLGVPKAKPEVSAHYAFLLSGRTLKGSLFGGWRPKSDLPSLVDKYADKEIQVDGLVTHDISFDDINKALELMVENKCLRCVIHMPH, from the exons atggccgctgccgccgcatcCTCCTCGCCTCCGGCCGCCATCACCTGCCGAG CGGCGGTGGCGTGGGGCCCGGGGCAGCCGCTGgtgatggaggaggtggaggtggcgccgCCGGGGGCCATGGAGATCCGTGTCAATGTCGTCTCCACCTCCGTCTGCCGCAGCGACGTCACCTTGTGGCAGTCCAAG GCGCAACCTGATCTGTTTCCCAGAATTTTCGGGCACGAAGCATCCGG AGTAGTAGAGAGTGTCGGTGAAGGGGTGACTGAATTCCAAGTAGGAGACCACGTACTTACTGTCTTCATCGGGGAATGCAAGAGCTGCAAGCACTGCGTCTCGGGGAAGAGCAACATGTGCCAGAAGCTCGGTTTGGAGAGGAAGGGTGTCATGCACAGCGATCAGAAGACCCGCTTCTCGGTTAAGGGGAAACTAGTGTACCATTACTGTGCAGTGTCAAGCTTCAGCGAGTACACAGTTGTCCATTCAGGATGTGCGGTGAAAGTTGGTCCAAACGTGCCGATGGACAGGGTGTGCCTGCTGAGCTGCGGCGTGTCTGCAG GACTTGGTGCAGCCTGGAATGTTGCTAATGTATCAAGGGGCTCAAGTGTAGTTATATTTGGTCTTGGAACTGTAGGACTCTCT GTAGCTCAAGGTGCTAAGCTGCGGGGGGCATCCAAGATTATAGGAGTTGATACTAATCCTGAGAAGCAAGAAAAGG GGAAAGCTTTTGGTGTTACAGATTTTATTAATCCGGATGAATTGAGTGAACCTGTTCAGCAG GTAGTCAAAAGGATTACTGATGGAGGTGCAGATTACTCTTTTGAATGTGTGGGTGATACTGGAGTAGTCTCCACTGCGCTTCAATCATGTTCTGAT GGTTGGGGAGTGACTGTAACTCTTGGTGTACCAAAAGCAAAGCCAGAGGTGTCTGCTCATTATGCATTCCTTCTATCTGGAAGAACACTGAAGGGATCTTTGTTTGGAGGATGGAGACCTAAATCTGATCTACCTTCATTGGTGGATAAGTATGCAGACAAG GAAATCCAAGTTGATGGCCTAGTCACGCATGATATATCATTCGATGACATCAACAAAGCGCTTGAGCTGATGGTAGAAAACAAGTGCTTGCGATGTGTGATTCACATGCCACACTGA